Part of the Citrus sinensis cultivar Valencia sweet orange chromosome 2, DVS_A1.0, whole genome shotgun sequence genome, GACAGAAATGAGGGTCGGAGATAGGAAGACCCTCTGAGATTATCCTGCAAGAGGGcagtaattgaaaaaaattaataattttgttcaaaCATTTCTAcgattatttgtttattattaatttttctttgctgCCTTTGGAGTTTCCAACTCATCACCACCTTTTACACTTTCATCACCttaacaatatatttatgtcattttatgtCAATTTTCTTTCTGTTCATTTCTACTGACGAGAGAGATCTTGCATTGTCAGCAACATCAGGAAAGAGTGATTCTTTTGTACCCTTTTGGTCTAATCGTTTTATGGtaatatatattcttctcTCAGTTTCTGTTCTgtttcactttcttttttaatttttaattttcctgtCACGTTGCTTGCTCTGGAGGGCATTCTCATTCTTTGCCTTTGCCATTCTTGAAATGCTTGCAGCCTAATAGCCTATTTTCCgtagagaaaaaataataggaaGCTGAGATTTTTGAGCCAGGTCATGATCATTTCAGCGAAAAGGGTGCTgtgaaattattgtaaaataagACATGAGAGACCCTGATATGATCACCAACAAACGCCGAGTCTTCGAGTTTGCATTTGCTTGTAATGTAGTCTTTGCGCGGTAGTCATTTTCCAATTTCACATCTCAAAAAaccaaaagttaaaaaaacgAAAACATAGTTGTTGTTTTATGCATTGGTTTGAGGGGTTGTTTTGTATAGAAAAACCTGGCGATTTTTTATAGCGTGTTGACTGTTGGAAGATATCATCGCTACCTCCACCACTGCAGCATTTGGTTCTTAAAGCAATGGGGGGTAGATGGAATTCAATTGGATTCCAATTCTTCTGCTTCTTGGTTTTGATCAACAACCTCCAAGGCTGTTGGTCTCTCAATTTGGAGGGTAAGTTCTCAATTATACACAATTATGTGGTTTACAGGAATTGCGATATGAATATAATTGGTCGATCTTTGATGTTGTGGAAAATGCAGGAATGGCTTTGTTGGAATTCCGGACACGTGTGATTTCGGATCCTTTTGGTGTTTTCTCAAATTGGAATAAGAATGATAGCACTCCTTGCTTGTGGTCAGGCGTTCGTTGTCTGAACGGTAAAGTGCAAATGCTGTAAGTCCCTATAATGTGCAATCTGTAATGTGATTCTTTCTGATGTTGATGGGTTGATATGTTTTAGTTATTGAGGTTTTGATCCTGgatgtttttatttacttcTGCTTGTAGGGATATGAAAGAGCGTTCTTTGGAAGGAACATTGGCACCTGACCTTGGAAAGCTTAGTGACTTAAGATTTCTGTAAGAATTCACATTTCTTGAATGTCTTCATTGTTAAAATTCGGGTATTGATATTATGGTGGAATTTCTGATTAACTTAGTTGattatgttttctttaacTCACTGGTTTTTTCGGTTTTCACTTTTCAATAATGTAATGCTTACCAAATAACTTCCTATAAAAGCCATTTGTTACAGTACAAAAAAGTACTCTGAACTTTGAACATTGTCTAAATCCATGTTCATATCCGACCAGAGAAGGAATCAAATGCTGTTAGCCTATAGAATCAAATGCTGTTAGCCTATATTAAGTTAGTGTTTGATTTATGAGGTAGCAAATACATGATCTTAACTCATTTATTATGGTCAAGGATGCATAATTATCACTTCTTCATTTGCATTAACAGGGTACTCCAGAAAAACCATTTCTCCGGAGTAATTCCTAAAGAGCTTGGAGAGCTTACCAAACTGGAGCTACTGGATTTAAGCAACAATAAGTTGAGCGGAATTATTCCAGTGGAGATAAGCCGGTTGCCATCACTAAAACGCTTGTGAGTTATCTGTTTATggatctatatatatatatgatgccTAGGCCTTACGGGTTCTGGGACTAACTCATACTTTACCCTAGGTTGCTTggcaataataaatttgaaggcAGCATCCCTCTGGAACTCAGTAGGTTCACCTTACTTTCAGAATTGCAATTTGATGACTACCTTACATCTGCTGAGGTCGCAGGAATCCGAAGTGTAAACAGAAAGTTTGGCCAGTATGGGTAAGCATTTTACTCATATTAATGAGCTTGATATATATCTACCAATGCTCTGTTAACTTCATATACAGACCTCCATGTAAAAAGACAGTGTCATGCAGAAACGTTCTTAGCTATGGAAGCTTGACATTCTTTATCAACTTATCTTTAGGAGAAGTTCTTTAAGTGCCTAGCATTTGGAATTTTATTGCACCAAGTTATACTTGAATTGGCCACATGAATTATCTCCCTGATAATTTGATTGATTATGCCTTGTCTAATAGTATAGTCCCTTTTCACTGAGCAGAGTATTCCTTATATCTTTTGCAATATTACCAATCAATGAAGGAGATTTGTAGATATCTAGTTTTCTGatactttaattgttttggacAGTATCTGGTATAGAAGTTTGAAGCCACTGTATAAGGCAAAATTCTTCATTACTCCAATTAAAGGAGTTTTCACCAATTACCTCGCTGCTTTTGCTATATAACTTTGGTAAAAATATTTGCCGTGTTCTTTCATCTTTTTCACTTAGTTGAAATTGCTTGTCCTTCTTGCAAGGTTCAAGATAGGAGAGGACTCTCTGCATACCAATGGTGACCATAGTTGTGCTAATCTGCCGGGTGAGTAGGAATACTTTTTAACATCTTTGTGTTGGACAATGTTTATGATTCTGATAGAAAATTTGACCTAGTATTTTGCATTAAGCAGGATCCTCTGAGACACACTTGGTTCAGCATTCGCAGAATCTCATCAATGTTGCACGTCGTAAGCTGCTTGAACAGTCCAGTAACCTTGCTGCTGAACCTGCTACTGTTGGTTCTTCCTCTGATCAGGTCATTGCCCTTCCAACTTCTAGAAGTAGTGGGACATTCCCTGCTATACCGACTGCCACGAAAAAACATTTTCCTGGACCTGCAGCTTCACCACCTATTGTTTCAGCAGTGCAAGGCAGTATTAGCAAGTTTAACAAAAGCTCCAAGCCAACTAGTCCAGCACCTTCAGATTCTAGTGAAAGCATATGGAAGTATTTTCTTATCATTCCCGGTTTGTTTGCTGTGCTTATAATTGCCGCCGCTGCATTCTTCACATGCCAAACCCGTGCAGTTAGAACCATACGTCCTTGGAGGACTGGACTGAGTGGACAGTTGCAGAAAGCATTTGTTACAGGTGATCTTCTAAGGAGTAATAAGACttcaattcattattttattgcattttaacCCTGTACTGAGTTGGCTggtataaatttaatttaaaacctaATGTGGGCTGCTAAACGTTCGTGTTAGTCTTGATCAAAATGGTCTTCTTGACTAGGCTGAACTGACTAGTTGAAATGAGAAATCAACTCTGGGTGTACTTTATTCAAACACATTTggcaaaactaaaaaatgacTGAATGCTGATACAGCATTTAAAGAAACAACTACTAGTTAATTTAAAGATTTGAATTGTACCAATGGCTTTCATTGCTGTTATGCCCTGGTTGATAGGATGGAATTTGGCTACATATGCTGTGCAATGCATAATCTTCCTGTGATTCGACGGAGATCATCTAGGATACTAGTGTTGTGTAGAACAAGATTTTTGGGTCGGACTCTGGGAACTCTTAAAAGCTGCATTTTGTACATGGAGACGCATGTGTCTTTGTATATTTATGATCCCAAAAATATATCAGCTGCTATGTTTAATTGACTGACTGTTGTAGGATAACCACAGAGAGgacagaaaaatgaaaaaaaaaaatgcatctccctttaattcttttaatatttatttttcatagttCAGTGAAaactaaatattattattatataaaatgaaGGTGTCCCCAAGCTGAATCGGTTGGAACTGGATACAGCCTGTGAAGATTTTAGCAATATAATTGACACTCAAAGTGGCTGCACTATATACAAGGGAACACTTTCCAGTGGAGTTGAGATTGCTGTTGCAGCAACTGCTATCACGTCTTCCAAGGACTGGTTAAAGAGCCAAGAGATGGCCTACCGGAAACAGGTTTGTTGCTTTGGTGATCACTGGCAATGATATACTTGCATGTTTTTCAGTACTCTTTCCCAGATTCATTATATTTACTTGTTTTGGCTACTGTAGGTTGACACATTGTCACGGATTAATCATAAAAACTTTGTCAATCTTATTGGCTATTGTGAGGACGATGAACCTTTTAATAGGATGATGGTGTTCGAATATGCTCCTAATGGCACAGTCTTTGAGCATTTGCATAGTAATGTTCTAACTTACACGTGCTTCTTGTGTGTGTGACATTCAAGTTGTGGGCTTAACATTTTAGAGGCtaaaatattctttgtttCTAATTTCAGTCAAAGAAATGGATCATCTTGACTGGAATGCAAGAATGAGGATCATTATGGGAACAGCATATTGTCTTCAGTATATGCACCATGAACTCAATCCACCCGTAGCACATTCTAACTTGTCTTCTCATTGTATCTATTTAACAGATGATTATGCTGCAAAGGTGCGCCACTTGGGCACTTCCTCTAAGAATGACTGGCTTCCTTACAACTTTGATCATTTCCATTATGTCTAATCCTCCTGTCTCTCTTGCTTTCCCAGGTTGCAGAGATCTGTTTCACTACGATTGCTTTACCCAAGTCAAAGGTCTCAGATGACATAGAGAATTCTGTATTACCTCCTCTTGCTGATCCAGAAACCAATATATACAGCTTTGGTATATTGATGCTCGAAATCATTTCTGGAAAGCTTCCCTACTGCGAAGAAAAAGAGTTGTCCATTGAGAAATGGGTAAGTTCACTTTTGCAGGAGAAGTAATGTTAGCGCTATGAATATATTGTTGcaccttcttttctttttagttgatAAACAATATCAAACTTTGCAGGCTGCTGATTATTTGAACGAACCCCGGAACTTCAGCTGCATGATTGACCCGAGCCTCAAGTCATTCAAACAAAACGAGCTAGAAGCCATCTGTGAAGTAATCAAAGAATGCATTAAGACAGATCTAAGGCAGAGACCAACAATGAATGACATCGTAGTCCAATTGAGGCAAGTGATTAACATTTCGCCTGAACAAGCCGTTCCAAGACTTTCTCCTCTCTGGTGGGCAGAGCTCGAAATCTTGTCTGCTGaaacaacttaaaaaaatcaagttgTCTCTGACTCTCTTCTCTGTTTAAGTCAAAAagtttttctattattttgtgTGTCTAATGCAAAGAAATAGCTTCTCAACTCTATATATCCCGCCAATCacttgtttttcaaaatttgttctttttgATCTCTTCGTTTTCCTATTATCTCCTATGATTGATTCatgatatttctttattttatattgcaTTCCACCACAGAAAAGAAGTATGTTATGGTGTTGTATAACTGAGGCTGTGTAactatgttttctttttaataatagcCTTATGTGAATTGATGTAAAGAACTAATTAACTTATCACTGGGATCTAGTCCTTATGaatatatattcatttgtGAACTTTTCTCTCTGAATGATAAATAGGCAGACGAGCAATTtcgggggaaaaaaaaactccaatTTTCACGTTATGAGATGATGGGATCAGTTATGACTCCGCATGATTTATAGATGTAGATGATGCTGAAGTCAGTTTGCAACGGTGCTGCACGCACGCTCCAGAGAATCTACTGATGCAAAAACATCATCGTTCGCTTGACTGCATTTTTCTAAAGGAAAATAATGGCCGCCCTAATAGGCTACGGTACGTAAGACGACGGAATACCGTTTGACGTAACATAATATTCAATCATTTAAAAGTGAATACGAATTATTGTTCAatcattttatgaattattgaTCAATAATTTCAACCATGGCATGCGCCGACTCCATATTCAGTTCTAAATTAACCTGTGTCATGATCAGAAAGCTGAATATCAGTCATGAATAGCTGGATTTCATGCTATTTTATGGGTTTTGtaattcatcaataaattTGCATTATGGATAAAGAAGTTACCAATACGGTGGATGCAGCAATAATCACTTAAGCACCAAAATGTAGAGAGGCAAACGGACAATATGGAACAGGACTAAATATATCGTTACTTTGTAAAAGCAAAAAACACCATGCGTGAAGAGAATTTTAAGGGGAAAAACACGCGCGCGCACACATCAAAATGAATTAAGGTATGGTTTCATGCAagctaattaacaaacaaattaaatttttgaaaagaagaTAGCTAGTTACTAGTGTTCACATAGGCCTGCACTCTTTTTGTGCCCCATATGCTCATCTGAATCTGAAGAATAGAAGTCCCCGCCAAGAAATCCACACTTTGCTTTGTGCTCAAAACGTCGAGAATTCCTTTCAGCGTCTTGAGCCTCACACAGTCTGCAGCTTTCATAACTTTCTCCAATCCGCTCAACAAACCTTTCAATGCGACCTCCACCAACCCATCAACTTCCCCATTACTGAGTCGGCTCGTTAACCTGGCCAACTCAACCATCTTCCTGTCAGCCAATGCCACCTGTTGCCTCTCCATCTCTCTCTCAACTTTCTCCTCCTCTAGCCTTATCTTCAGTCTCAACTCCTCTATTTTCCTAAGTTGTTGCTCTGTCAACTCAGCAAGACTCCCTCCACCTGGGACCATGGTCTTCCTCAACGAGTCAACGAGTCGAAAAATGATAGAGGGTTTCCACCCAGTGACCCATGAATAAGCCATCTCAAAGGTACTGACCCAAACTGGACAGTAAAAGACGAGCACATCTTCATGAGCTAAAGCCCACTTCACGGTGTAATATTCCTTGTAATGGGATGTCAATTTCGAAACCAGGGCCTGTTGCTCCGCTTCACTGGAGCTCTCCTTGGAAATCCTAATGAGTTGTTGTGAATAATCATCAAGTTGACAAACCCACTTCTCGAAGAACTCTGCGAACTTCTCCTCAACttggtttttcatttttcttttttcttcttggcaGCGAAGCGGAAGGGtggtattaatattattcttattatccTAAAATCAAACGTAAATAAGTGGCAGCGCAGTTGGTTTGGTTGAGATCGTGAGAGATCAATgcatgtaatattattaagggcgtgttgtgtgtgtgtgtatatctGCATCAAGAGAGGATACAAAAGAGTGAACGAAttgaatgaataataaataataaagggGGGACGGCGGTCGAGTGAACAGACGTACAGATGGAAGGTGGATTTAAGGCCACGGAGAGAGACGCGAGAGAGGGTTTTGTGCATGGCTTACGCGCAGCAGAAAGCTAGTTGTGAATGAGTGACGCTTTGCAGATGTGAGAGAGAAGGGACATGAAATGAGTGATGAGTCCATTGGTTATGGATTGCAGTTCAGCTTCGACCTTTGACTGTGTCTAGGAGTCATCGATCCACCACCTGGTATTCTACCTTTTTCAATATACGTGTCAGCTCCGAACGCCATCTGTTTTTCTACGTGGAACATGCCTAGCCTCTACATGCTTCTCTGTTTCCTAGGGTCCCACTCCGCTCTTACCTCCTATGTATGACTCGGTTAATTTTGGACCTTGACATGATTCCCTCCCTAGTCCCCCTATTTCTCCTCTAAAatctttcattaattaatttggtttgattttgagaGAAGGAAAATACTTGGTGTAGAGAAACATAAGAGAAAGACgagagaaataataaaaaaatggatagagagagagcgagtgggtagagagagagagagcaaaattctctcatctttctctctctaacaCTACTCTTgagagaaattaaaactaaattgattttgaCCTTTTGACTTTGTCGACAAATGACAACAAAATAAGGTATGACAAGTGAGGGAACTAacaatttacaaatttgtaGATCCCCGCAATTCCGTTACCTTTATCGTTGAGAGATGACGACTCTATACTATGCATAATTCTCTATAAACATGTTTTAACTAAGAATTGTGGACA contains:
- the LOC102609611 gene encoding protein MALE DISCOVERER 2, with product MGGRWNSIGFQFFCFLVLINNLQGCWSLNLEGMALLEFRTRVISDPFGVFSNWNKNDSTPCLWSGVRCLNGKVQMLDMKERSLEGTLAPDLGKLSDLRFLVLQKNHFSGVIPKELGELTKLELLDLSNNKLSGIIPVEISRLPSLKRLLLGNNKFEGSIPLELSRFTLLSELQFDDYLTSAEVAGIRSVNRKFGQYGFKIGEDSLHTNGDHSCANLPGSSETHLVQHSQNLINVARRKLLEQSSNLAAEPATVGSSSDQVIALPTSRSSGTFPAIPTATKKHFPGPAASPPIVSAVQGSISKFNKSSKPTSPAPSDSSESIWKYFLIIPGLFAVLIIAAAAFFTCQTRAVRTIRPWRTGLSGQLQKAFVTGVPKLNRLELDTACEDFSNIIDTQSGCTIYKGTLSSGVEIAVAATAITSSKDWLKSQEMAYRKQVDTLSRINHKNFVNLIGYCEDDEPFNRMMVFEYAPNGTVFEHLHIKEMDHLDWNARMRIIMGTAYCLQYMHHELNPPVAHSNLSSHCIYLTDDYAAKVAEICFTTIALPKSKVSDDIENSVLPPLADPETNIYSFGILMLEIISGKLPYCEEKELSIEKWAADYLNEPRNFSCMIDPSLKSFKQNELEAICEVIKECIKTDLRQRPTMNDIVVQLRQVINISPEQAVPRLSPLWWAELEILSAETT
- the LOC102609342 gene encoding protein DOG1-like 4 is translated as MKNQVEEKFAEFFEKWVCQLDDYSQQLIRISKESSSEAEQQALVSKLTSHYKEYYTVKWALAHEDVLVFYCPVWVSTFEMAYSWVTGWKPSIIFRLVDSLRKTMVPGGGSLAELTEQQLRKIEELRLKIRLEEEKVEREMERQQVALADRKMVELARLTSRLSNGEVDGLVEVALKGLLSGLEKVMKAADCVRLKTLKGILDVLSTKQSVDFLAGTSILQIQMSIWGTKRVQAYVNTSN